A DNA window from Actinomadura luzonensis contains the following coding sequences:
- a CDS encoding LysR family transcriptional regulator, with protein sequence MDLRYVRYAMAIARAGSLRRAAAALHIAQPTLSEQLRALEKEIGVELFSRSSSGVQLTEAGEAFLAQATVAVDAFERAVAAARSTGRDTRLGMADGLADVAARVLSQLHGLRLRVAPMSTAEQIVSIVDGTLQAGLGYAPGSLPRGVARMLVHRFPVRALVHRDHALAGAEAVSLADLAAEPLVMPESDAVAGARRFLEGFVRHRLHPRLGPAAATHDLAVTMVERGAGYTLCVHEGTPVPDGLVLLPIKEDVPPLEVVFLWNRQADIPELVSAARHVARTG encoded by the coding sequence ATGGATCTACGCTACGTCCGGTACGCCATGGCGATCGCACGGGCCGGCAGCCTGCGCCGGGCCGCCGCCGCGCTGCACATCGCGCAGCCCACGCTGTCGGAGCAGCTCCGGGCGCTGGAGAAGGAGATCGGGGTCGAGCTGTTCAGCCGCTCCTCCAGCGGCGTGCAGCTCACCGAGGCGGGCGAGGCGTTCCTCGCGCAGGCCACGGTCGCGGTCGACGCCTTCGAACGGGCGGTGGCGGCGGCCAGGAGCACCGGCAGGGACACCCGGCTCGGCATGGCCGACGGCCTGGCCGACGTGGCCGCCCGGGTGTTGTCCCAGCTCCACGGGCTGCGGCTGCGCGTGGCCCCGATGAGCACCGCCGAGCAGATCGTCTCCATCGTGGACGGCACCCTGCAGGCCGGGCTGGGCTACGCCCCCGGCTCGCTGCCGCGCGGGGTGGCCAGGATGCTGGTCCACCGCTTCCCCGTGCGCGCGCTGGTGCACCGCGACCACGCGCTGGCCGGGGCGGAGGCGGTGTCGCTGGCGGACCTGGCCGCCGAGCCGCTGGTGATGCCCGAGTCGGACGCGGTGGCGGGCGCGCGGCGCTTCCTGGAGGGCTTCGTCCGCCACCGGCTGCACCCGCGGCTCGGACCGGCCGCGGCCACCCACGACCTGGCCGTCACGATGGTGGAGCGCGGCGCCGGCTACACGCTCTGCGTGCACGAGGGCACGCCGGTGCCGGACGGGCTGGTGCTCCTGCCGATCAAGGAGGACGTGCCGCCGCTGGAGGTGGTCTTCCTGTGGAACCGGCAGGCCGACATCCCGGAGCTGGTCAGCGCGGCCCGCCACGTCGCCCGCACTGGATAG
- a CDS encoding thiolase C-terminal domain-containing protein translates to MGTQEFAGRAAVAGIGTTALTRRSGRTELELAAEACRAACADAGLAPAEVDAVLSYHLNDSAPVVQVARALGIERLGWHNDLAGGGTQAASILGDAALLIHAGLARHVLIYRALNGRSGRRMNTVSTGPQEGYTYGLAGPVPLFALAATRYLHDTGLGAEHLHAVVAQSRENAKANPRALRREPLELAGYLARPYVATPLRTVDCCQETDGACALLVSGALDGPRVRAVVRGGGPGCSAMDRAADVTAIFSAHVAPMLWDASGMRPGDVDVFLAYDAYSWLVPRQLEDFGLAERGELGAYLLERRHAWVNPHGGLLSEGYVHGLNNTVQAVRELRGGAHEVALVTGFGGSYGSAALLTA, encoded by the coding sequence GTGGGGACCCAGGAGTTCGCCGGGCGGGCCGCCGTGGCCGGGATCGGGACGACGGCGCTGACCCGGCGCTCCGGGCGCACCGAGCTGGAGCTCGCCGCCGAGGCGTGCCGCGCCGCCTGCGCCGACGCGGGCCTGGCGCCCGCCGAGGTGGACGCCGTGCTCAGCTACCACCTGAACGACTCCGCGCCCGTCGTCCAGGTGGCCCGCGCCCTCGGCATCGAACGGCTCGGCTGGCACAACGACCTCGCCGGCGGCGGCACCCAGGCCGCCTCGATCCTCGGGGACGCCGCCCTGCTCATCCACGCCGGGCTGGCCAGGCACGTCCTGATCTACCGCGCGCTCAACGGCCGCTCGGGCAGGCGCATGAACACCGTCTCCACCGGGCCGCAGGAAGGCTACACCTACGGGCTGGCCGGCCCCGTCCCGCTGTTCGCGCTAGCCGCCACCCGCTACCTGCACGACACCGGGCTCGGCGCCGAGCACCTGCACGCGGTCGTCGCCCAGTCCAGGGAGAACGCCAAGGCCAACCCCCGGGCGCTGCGCCGCGAGCCCCTGGAGCTCGCCGGCTACCTCGCCCGCCCGTACGTCGCCACGCCGCTCCGCACCGTGGACTGCTGCCAGGAGACCGACGGGGCCTGCGCGCTGCTGGTCAGCGGCGCGCTGGACGGGCCCAGGGTGCGGGCCGTGGTGCGCGGGGGCGGGCCGGGCTGCTCCGCCATGGACCGGGCGGCCGACGTCACCGCGATCTTCTCGGCCCACGTGGCGCCCATGCTCTGGGACGCCTCGGGGATGCGGCCCGGGGACGTGGACGTCTTCCTCGCCTACGACGCGTACTCGTGGCTGGTGCCCCGGCAGCTGGAGGACTTCGGGCTGGCCGAGCGGGGGGAGCTGGGGGCGTACCTGCTGGAGCGCCGCCACGCCTGGGTCAACCCGCACGGCGGGCTGCTGTCGGAGGGGTACGTGCACGGGCTCAACAACACCGTCCAGGCG